A window from Drosophila subobscura isolate 14011-0131.10 chromosome O, UCBerk_Dsub_1.0, whole genome shotgun sequence encodes these proteins:
- the LOC117896086 gene encoding protein asunder, producing MFERNQKTIFVLDHTRYFSIASEEYISMDFLKGKPSGHSAASGTGSQFSKSLWTCACESSIEYCRVVWDLFPGKKHVRFIVSDTAAHIVNTWSASTQNMSHVMNAMVMVGVPSRSMPQSSDYSVIHGLRAAIDALVEPTDEQIQAMASGIPTDQILNEGRVICITSARDNTSMKSLEDIFNTVLIQQNALSAAAPKKGLVVNHCHLVILNIVPLGIDSMVTNRNLLAISPLLDVEIHTVGAPDISYKLTHLILDHYDLASTTVTNIPMKEEQNANSSANYDVEILHSRRAHSITCGPDFSLPTSIKQGATYETVTLKWCTPRGCGSADLQPCLGQFLVTPVDVTSRPSSCLINFLLNGRSVLLEMPRKTGSKATSHMLSARGGEIFVHSLCITRSCMDEAPSITDGPGGRVTDYRTSELGQLMKMSRMVPLKSRDPAAPNLPRRLPRYFPLTTTSTVLFHLQRHLSWLPHFLHLLLKEDMDKQDEVRCQQHIHELYKSASRGDVLPFTHTNGARLKPHKAKDQYRLLYRELEQLIQLNASTVHHKNLLESLQTLRAAYGDGPTKTDAGTPNLRAFTESPLSPERLEGMSNVSVSSSNNSNSLLKASKRRMSNCGTRSLLDIISSAERSQSNKRLDFSGRICTPNGQIAKLYPDFGNKEKDAAAAAATASGVGIVPKEETNRS from the exons ATGTTCGAACGCAACCAAAAGACCATTTTCGTGCTGGACCACACGCGGTACTTCAGCATTGCCAGCGAGGAGTACATATCGATGGACTTTCTGAAGGGCAAACCCTCTGGCCACAGTGCCGCCAGCGGTACGGGCTCACAGTTTAGCAAGAGTCTGTGGACCTGCGCCTGCGAATCCTCCATCGAGTACTGTCGCGTCGTCTGGGACCTGTTTCCGGGCAAGAAGCATGTGCGCTTCATAGTCTCGGACACGGCGGCCCACATCGTCAACACGTGGAGCGCCAGCACACAGAATATGTCGCATGTGATGAATGCCATGGTCATGGTGGGCGTACCATCGCGCAGCATGCCCCAGTCATCGGATTACTCGGTTATCCATGGCCTGCGGGCGGCCATTGATGCGCTGGTAGAGCCAACGGACGAGCAGATCCAGGCCATGGCCAGCGGCATTCCCACCGACCAGATACTCAACGAGGGCCGCGTCATATGCATCACCTCGGCGAGGGACAACACCAGCATGAAGAGCCTCGAGGACATATTCAATACGGTGCTCATCCAGCAGAACGCCCTGTCcgcagcagcccccaaaaaggGATTGGTCGTCAATCACTGTCACCTGGTGATTCTCAATATTGTACCTCTGGGCATCGACTCGATGGTGACCAATCGCAATCTGCTCGCGATTTCCCCCCTGTTGGATGTGGAAATCCATACGGTGGGTGCCCCGGACATATCCTACAAGCTGACGCATCTCATTCTGGATCACTACGATCTGGCCAGCACAACGGTAACGAATATTCCgatgaaggaggagcagaatgCCAATTCCAGTGCCAACTACGATGTGGAGATACTGCATTCCCGCCGCGCCCATTCCATAACGTGTGGCCCGGACTTTAGTCTGCCCACCAGCATCAAGCAGGGGGCCACGTACGAGACGGTGACCCTCAAATGGTGCACACCGCGTGGCTGCGGATCGGCCGATCTGCAGCCGTGTTTGGGCCAGTTTCTGGTCACGCCCGTGGATGTTACGTCGCGGCCCAGCTCCTGTCTAATTAACTTTCTACTGAACGGACGCTCTGTGCTGCTGGAGATGCCCCGAAAGACCGGCTCCAAGGCCACCAGTCACATGCTGTCTGCCCGCGGCGGAGAGATCTTTGTCCATTCGCTGTGCATCACCCGCTCCTGCATGGACGAGGCGCCCTCCATTACCGACGGCCCCGGCGGACGAGTGACGGATTATCGCACCTCGGAGCTGGGACAACTGATGAAGATGTCGCGCATGGTGCCGCTTAAATCCAGAGATCCTGCAGCTCCCAATTTGCCGCGACGCTTGCCACGCTACTTCCCCCTGACCACCACCTCGACAGTGCTGTTCCATCTGCAGCGGCATCTCAGTTGGCTGCCGCACTTTCTCCATCTGCTGCTCAAGGAGGACATGGACAAGCAGGACGAAGTGCGCTGTCAGCAGCACATCCATGAGCTCTACAAGAGTGCCTCCCGAGGCGATGTCTTACCCTTTACCCACACGAATGGAGCGCG tttAAAACCGCACAAGGCCAAGGATCAGTATCGACTGCTGTACAGGGAGTTGGAGCAGCTCATCCAGCTGAACGCCAGCACAGTACATCACAAGAATCTGCTGGAGAGCCTGCAAACACTACGCGCGGCGTATGGCGATGGCCCCACCAAAACGGATGCAGGCACACCCAATCTCCGCGCCTTTACAGAGTCACCCCTGTCGCCAGAGCGCCTCGAGGGAATGAGCAATGTcagtgtcagcagcagcaacaattccaACAGCCTGCTAAAAGCCAGCAAGCGACGCATGTCCAATTGTGGGACAAG ATCTCTGCTGGACATTATTTCCTCTGCTGAGCGGAGTCAATCGAATAAACGATTAGATTTCTCGGGTCGCATCTGCACACCCAACGGACAGATTGCCAAGCTGTATCCCGATTTTGGTAACAAAGAGAaggatgctgccgctgctgctgccacagcatcGGGAGTTGGTATTGTGCCCAAAGAGGAGACGAATCGAAGCTGA
- the LOC117896103 gene encoding uncharacterized protein LOC117896103, with product MANNVTKLLQVSEESAPLLQIPIMVGNEMFVLTQQDVRRTEDIRYLSYNRIMPNGHLFPTAAAAPAAASDNHFGGISAPPNSTLQELFSPKKPEEADKLLSASIHDKAPRNVANVSTQLAWSKQNEIEPLRYSAATSTSSLSQSCGCQHEPPRSRSQHTSCHAHAARNACCQTRPETAAAASNTESKLNLKPAASANASDEDSKNPCNGYSSGNVSEEESENNLNGCSASNVSVEAFKYPSRHSKGQQTCTYTDGQSYHRCSPREGRFPPRQQQHQSYGQRSEQDQSFACPQFQSGTVSAHNPSGWPPVQPQDQSHSQRQDQLYPLPQCQSSVNGATPCTCLPTRARCVHFTR from the exons atggcCAACAATGTGACaaagctgctgcaagtgtCAGAGGAGTCGGCACCCTTGCTTCAGA TACCCATAATGGTGGGCAATGAGATGTTTGTGCTCACCCAGCAGGACGTTAGGCGAACGGAGGACATACGCTATTTGAGCTACAATCGGATTATGCCCAATGGCCATCTGTttcccacagcagcagcagcacctgccgCAGCCTCAGACAACCACTTTGGTGGAATCTCCGCGCCTCCAAACTCTACGCTGCAGGAACTCTTTAGTCCGAAGAAGCCTGAGGAGGCTGACAagctgctctctgcctctatCCATGACAAAGCGCCACGCAATGTTGCCAATGTGTCCACTCAACTGGCCTGGTCCAAGCAGAACGAGATCGAACCCTTGCGCTACAGCGCGGCCACCTCTACCTCCAGCCTGAGCCAAAGCTGTGGATGCCAGCACGAGCCGCCAAGGTCGAGGAGCCAGCATACCAGCTGTCATGCGCACGCTGCACGTAATGCCTGCtgccagaccaggccagagacagctgcagcagcttccaaTACGGAGTCGAAACTCAATTTGAAACCAGCAGCGTCTGCAAATGCATCAGATGAGGATTCAAAGAACCCTTGCAATGGATACTCAAGTGGAAATGTTTCAGAAGAGGAGTCCGAGAATAATTTGAATGGATGTTCAGCTAGTAATGTGTCGGTTGAGGCCTTCAAGTATCCCAGTCGCCACAGCAAGGGGCAACAGACATGCACGTACACGGATGGGCAGAGCTATCATCGATGCAGTCCACGCGAGGGACGGTTTCCAccacgacagcagcagcaccagagctATGGACAACGATCAGAGCAGGATCAGTCCTTCGCCTGTCCACAATTTCAGAGCGGAACTGTCTCTGCTCATAATCCGTCAGGATGGCCACCAGTCCAGCCTCAAGATCAATCTCATTCCCAGCGCCAAGATCAGCTTTATCCTCTTCCTCAATGTCAGTCAAGTGTGAATGGAGCAACGCCCTGCACGTGTCTGCCAACCAGAGCTCGATGTGTGCACTTCACTCGGTAG